TCAAGGCGGAATCCTTCCTCGTGGGCGCCGCGGGCCGCCTGCGACACCGGGCCCACGGGCGGGCCCACAAACGGCACCTGGCTTCGGCCCAGGAGCGCCTGGATTCGGCCTGGGGCGCCCTGGAGGCCGAGGTGAAGGCGCTCGAGGACTCCATGCAGGGGCTCGACGAAGCCCAGCGCGAAGCCCTCAAGGAGATCCTGTCCCGGGGCCGCACCCTCGCGTTCCGCGCCCTGATCCAGACCCAACCGAAGCCCACTGCAGACGGAGAGGCGGTCAAGCCATGAGAACGGAGCAGGAGCGAAGTTCCACCTTCGCAAAGCCGAAGCCCGAAGGGTGCGGCACAGGGAGGCTCCGCCTCGGCGAGTGGAACGAGCCGGAGCACGCCTCGCGTGCGATAGGCGGAGGTGTCGCATGAAACATGTCACGGTCGCCACCCGAGGATCCGCCCTGGCCGTGGGCCAGGCCGAGCCCATGGTGAGGTTTCTTGAATCGAAGGGCTACGAGGTGTCGTGGCGCAAATTCTCCACTTCCGGCGACCAGTGGCTGCAGGGGCCCCTCGACAAGCAGGTGGGCGGCGGCTTCTTTACCAAGGAGCTGGAGGACGCCATGGCCGGCGGCCATGCGGACCTGCTGATCCACAGCCTCAAGGATGTATCGCTGGAGCGGCCGGCCGGCATCGTGCCCGCCTGCATCCCCCTTCGCGAGGATCCTTCGGACTGGCTGGTGATGCGGCCGGACGCGCCGGAGGATCTGGTCATCGGCACCAGCGCCGTGCGCCGGGAGCGCGTGCTGAGCCAGCTGTTCCCCAAGGCCCGCTTCACCTGGATCCGGGGCAATGTCCAGACGCGCCTCCAGCGCGTGCGCGATGGCATCCTCCGGGATGAGCCAGTGCATGCCACCATGCTCGCCGCGGCGGGGCTGAAGCGCCTGGGCCTGGACCTCGCGGGGCTGACGGTCCGGCCGCTCACGGCGGCGGAGCTGCCTTCGGCGCCCGGGCAGGGCGCCCTGCTGGCGGAAGCCCGCGCCGACCGTCCCGACCTGATCGAGGCCCTGGCCGAAATCCATGACGCCATGACCGCCCGCTGCGTTGCCCTGGAGCGCCAGGTGCTGGCCGGCATCGGCGGCGGCTGCCAACAGCCGCTGGGGGCGCTGGCCACCCCCCAGGCCGATGGGTCGCTGCTGCTCCAGGCCGCCTACGCGCCGGATGGCGAGCTCCGCCGGGCCGAGGCCCAGGGGACGGATGACGGGACCCTGCTGGCACGCGTCCTGAAGGGCATCGGCCTCTCATGACGCCTTCGGCCCACCACCCGCGCCTGGCGCTGGCCCGGCCCGCCCAGCATCCGCTGGCGGACACGGTGCGCAAGGCCGGCTGGCGGCCGGTTCCCTATTCGTTCACCTGCCTGAAAGTCACGGCGGGCGCCCCCCCCCTGCCGCTGGATGAGGTCCGGGCGCTGCTGGTCCTGAGCCCGTCGGGGGCCAAGGTGGCCGCCACGGCCCTGCCTTCTGGGATGACCTGCCTGGTCCAGGGCGCGGGCACCGCGGATGCCCTGGGGCGCGACGACCTGGATGTCCAACTGCCTTCCGAGGCGCGGGCCGAGGCCCTGTGGGACCTGCTGCAGACCCGGTTTCCCCAGGGTGGAGACTTCATCCTCGCCCGGGGAGAGCGGAGCCGCGAGTATCTGGAAGTCGCCGCGCGGGATTCGGTCTGGCGCATCCATCCCTGGATCACCCACCGCGAGGCTCCCCGGGAGCCGTTCCCGCCCCTGCCCAAGGTTGAAGGCGTGTTGGCCCTGAGCCCGCTTCAGGCCGAGATCCTCGCGCCCCTGGCCGGGGATGTGCAGCGCTTCGCCTGGGGCGAGGCCACCGCCGAGGCCTTCGCCAAGGCCGGTGCCCCCGCCCACGCCCACTGCGAGCCGAAGCCCAGCCTGTTATGGGCCATGCTCGCGCAGCATCTCAAGAAGGAGGAGTCCCCATGCTGAACCGCTCCCGCCGCCTTCGCACCAGCGCCGCCATGCGCAACCTGGTGGCCGAGACCGACCTTCGCGCCCGCCACCTGATCCAGGGGCACTTCGTCCAGCCCCAGGCCGGCAGCAGCGAGATCTCCAGCATGCCGGGCATCTTCAATGCCGGCGTGGAGGACACGGTCCGCCAGGTGGAGAAGGACCTCAAGAAGGGGCTCTCCAGCGTGCTGCTCTTCGGCGTGCCGGAGGAAGGCTCCAAGACGCCCGATGCGGCCTATGTCCGCGACCGCCAGGGCATCGTCCCCAAGGCGGTGACGGCCCTGAAGAAGGCGTTCGGCTCGGACCTCATCGTGATCACGGATGTCTGCCTCTGCGGCGCCACCAGCCACGGCCACTGCGGCCTCGTGGACGAGGAGGGCGTCGTCCGGAACGACGAGACGCTGCCGATCCTGGCGGAAATGGCCCTGCGGCACGCCGAGGCGGGCGCCGATGTGGTCTCGCCCAGCGACATGATGGATGGCCGCGTGGCCGCGATCCGCGCCCTGCTCGACCAGAACGGCTTCACCCAGACCAGCATCCTCAGCTACGCCATCAAGCATGCGGGCGCCTACTACGGCCCCTTCCGCGAAGCCGCCCACAGCAGCCCCAAGTTCGGCGACCGGAAGACCTACCAGATGGATCCCCGCAATGCCCGCGAGGGCCTGCGGGACGCGCTCCTGGATGTGGAGGAGGGGGCGGACATGCTCATGGTCAAGCCGGCCCTGCCGAACCTCGACCTCATCTGGCGCCTGCGCGAAGCCCAGCTGGCACCCATCTGCGCCTACCATGTGTCCAGCGAATTCAGCAGCGTCAAGGCGGCCGATCGGCTGGGCTGGGTGAACGGTGACCAGCTGATGTACGAGCACCTCCTCGCCATCCGGCGCGCCGGCGCGGACATGATCGTCACCTACGCCGGCCGCGAGGCCGTGGAAAAGGGATGGGTCTCCTGAGTCGAAGGAAAACCGTCAACCGCAGAGCATCTAAGAGGCATTCATGAGCAACGAGACCCTGTTCCAGGAAGCGCTCACCCATTTTCCCGGCGGCGTCTCCAGCCCCGTGCGGGCCTTCCGCGCCGTGGGCGGCACGCCCAAGTTCTTCAAGAAGGCTTCGGGCGCCTGGTTCGAGGACGAGGATGGCCAGCGCTTCCTCGATCTCTGCATGTCCTGGGGCCCGCTGATCCTGGGCCACGCCCACCCTGACATCCTGGCCGCCGTGAACGAGGCCATGCAGGAGGGCCTCACCTTCGGTGCCCCCAGCCGCCGCGAGTTGAGCCTGGCCCGCAAGATCAAGGAGATGGTGCCCTTCATCGAGAAGATGCGCTTCGTGTCCTCGGGTACCGAGGCCGTCATGTCCGCCCTGCGCGCCGCGCGCGGCTTCACGGGCCGGGAGCGCATCCTGAAGTTCGAGGGCTGCTACCACGGCCACAGCGACGGCCTGCTGGTGAAGGCCGGCTCCGGCCTCGTGACCTTCGGCGCCCCCACGAGCGCCGGCGTGCCCAAGGCCATCGCCGAGCTGACCTCGGTGGTCACGCTCGATGACCTGGAGACCCTGGAGTGCACCTTCGCCGAGATCGGTAACGAGCTGGCCGCGGCCATCATCGAGCCCATTCCGGCCAACAACGGCCTGCTGCTCCAGCGTCCCGAGTTCCTCAAGCGCCTGCGCGAGCTGTGCACCCAGCACGGCGTGGTCCTCATCTTCGACGAGGTCATCAGCGGCTTCCGCGTGGCTCCGGGCGGCGCGGCCGAGCGCCTGGGTATCACCCCGGACATGGCGACCTACGGCAAGATCATCGGCGGCGGCATGCCCGTGGGCCTCTACGGCGGCCGCAAGGACATCATGGGCGTGGTCGCGCCGGACGGCCCGGTCTATCAGGCGGGCACGCTGTCCGGCAATCCCGTGGCCATGGCCGCCGGCCTGGCCACCATGGAGAAGCTCACCCCGGCCTTCTACGCCGGCTTGGAGGCCAATGCCGAGAAGTGGGCCGCAGCCTTCGAGACCATCCCCGGCCTCCACTGCCCCCGCTACGGCAGCCTGCTCTGGCCGCTGTTCCAGGACGGCGTGCGCCGCAGCGACGCGGTGAAGGGCGAGGCCATCAGCGTCTTCAACCGTCTGCACAAGGCCCTGCTGGGTCAGGGCGTCTACCTCCCGCCCAGCGGCTACGAGGTGGCCTTCCTCAGCGCCGCCCACGGCGAAGCCGAGCTGGCCCGCTTCAAGCAGGCCGCGGCCGTCGTAGCCAAGGACTTCGCCTGATCTTTCGCAAGCCTCTTCCTTTTCGTTCTCTGCCTCCTCTGCGGTGAATGGTTTTTTCGGTGATGTGATGCCCCAGTCCCTGCTGCGTGTTCTCAACGGTGAAGTCCTCGACAAGCCCCCGGTCTGGTTCATGCGCCAGGCGGGGCGCTTCCTGCCGGAGTACCGCGAGGTGCGGGCCAAGGTCACCTTCGAGCAGCTGCTCAATGATTCGGATCTGGCGGCGGAAGTCACCCTGCAGCCCATCCGCCGCTTCCCCCAGATCGACGGCGCCATCATCTTCAGCGACATCCTGGTGATTCTCGATGCGCTGGGCTGCGAGGTCACCATCCCCGAGGGCGGCCCCCGCATCGGCAAGACGCTGGACCAGATCGACATCAACCGTCCCCTGGACGAGAAGGTCTTCGAGCCGGTCTGCAACGCCATCCGCAAGGTGAAGGCCAACCTGCCCGAGAAGGTCACGATGCTCGGTTTCGCAGGCGCTCCCTGGACCCTGCTGGCCTACGGCATCGAAGGGAAGGGCAGCAAGGGCTGGGCGAAGGCCAAGGCCTTCATCCACCAGAACCCCGTGCTGGCCCAGAAGTGGATGGACAAACTGGCAGACGCCGCCGCGCGGCTGCTGAACCTGCACATCGAGGCCGGTGCCCAGGGCGTGCAGCTCTTCGACACCTGGGCCGGTGAGCTCGACGCCGACGACTACGCGACCTTCGCGCTGCCCTCCGTGGAACGCACGCTCTCCCAGGTGACGGCCGCGCCGACCCTCTTCTTCGCCCGCACCGGCTATCTGCCGGATGCCCTGAACCAGCTGCCCTGCAAGGGCCTGGCCGTGCCATGGCAGGTGCCCATCAGCGAGGCCCGCCGCCGCTTCCCGAAGATGGTGCTGCAGGGCAACCTGGATCCCACCGCGTTGCTGGCGGGCGCCGACACCGCCAAGCGGAAGGCCCGGGCCATCGTGGACGCCATGAAGGGGCACCCCCATGTTTTCAATCTGGGTCACGGGCTCGTGCCCGAGACCGACCCCGCCGTGGTGGCGGCCGTTCTTGACGAGGTGAAGGCATGAACCAGCTCGCCGATCTCATCCGTCGGTACGACCGGCCCGGGCCGCGCTACACGGGGTACCCCATGCCCCCGGTCTGGTCCGACGACTTTCCGGAGCCCGAGGTGCTGGCGGCGCTCGACCGCGCCAACGCCCGCCCGGACGAGGCCCTGTCGCTCTACCTGCACATCCCCTTCTGCCCCCGGCGCTGCGCCTACTGCGGCTGCAATGTGGTGGTGAGCCCCCAGTACGATCCTGTGGAGGCCTACCTGGCGGCGGTGACGAAGGAACTCGACCTTGTCTGCTCGCGCCTGAAGGACCGTCGCAAGGCCCTGCAGCTGCACTGGGGCGGCGGCACACCCACCTACCTGAAGGCGGCGGACCTCAAGCGCACCTTCCAGCTCTTCAAGGACCGCTTCGAGTTCCTGCCGGGCGCCGAGATCGCCATCGAAGTGGACCCCACCTTCCTGGAGCCGGATCAGCTGCCGGCGCTGCGGGAGATGGGCTTCAACCGGGTCTCCTTCGGGGTGCAGGATCTGGACGAGAATGTGCAGGCCCTCATCACCCGCGGCCAGACCTGGGACCACACCCTCACGGCCATGCGGCAGTGCCGGGAGCTGGGCTTTGACGGCGTGAACCTGGATCTGGTCTACGGCCTGCCGGGCCAGACCATGGATACCTTCCGCCGTACCCTGGAATCCACCCTGGAATTGTCGCCGGACCGCATGGCCATCTACGGCTTCGCCTACCTGCCCAGCATCATGCCTTTCCAGCGGAGCATCCCCGAGGAGACCCTGCCCACGCCGGAGCTGCGCCTGGATCTGCTGCTGCTGGCCTCGGACATCCTGGAGAAGGCGGGCTATGTCGCCATCGGCATGGACCACTTCGCCCACCCGGACGATCCCATGGCCAAGGCCGTCCAGGAGGGCAAGCTCATCCGCAACTTCATGGGCTACGCGGTGAAGGCGGGCTCGGATCTGGTGGGCTTCGGGCCCAGCGCCATCTCCAATGTGGCCGGCGTGTACTCCCAGAACGAGAAGATCCTCGCCAAGTGGGAACGGAGCATCACGGAAGGGCATCTTGCCGTCCACAAGGGTCATCGCCTGACCGAGGACGACGAGCTGCGCCGCTGGGTGATCCACCACCTCATGGGCCACTTCGAGCTGCGCTGGGAGGATCTCAAGCAGCGGTTCGGCGTGGACGGGCCGGTACTCTTCGCCGATGCCGTGACGCAGCTGAAAGAGGAGGTGCCCCAGGGCACGGTGGAGGTCCGCCCGGAGGGGATCTTCATCACGGATCTGGGCCGGCGCTTCGTCCGGAACCTGGTGCAGCCCTTCGATGCCTACCTGGCGAAACTCAGCGCCAAGACGGCTTTTTCCAGAACCGTCTGACCAGGTCCATTGAATAGCTGACCCAAAGGCCTACATTGGGAAGTGTGGAGACCCGCCCGCTGGGACCCGGGCTCCAAAGCCTTCGGCCCCTCCGGTGGTCTCCGCGAACCTGCCTGGTATCCAGGCGATGTCGCGGAGGGTTCCATGTTGAAACTGTCGCTCCTCCTTCTCCCGGCCCTGGTGCTCCAGGCCCAGGACTCGGTGATTCCAGGCGCCGTGGAGGTGCGCACCGGCGTCTTTGTGCTCAAGGGCACGCCCAACGAGACCACCTGCCAGGCGCTGAAGAAGCACCACTTCACCCATGTGATAGACCTGCGCCGGGATGACGAGCCGAACCTCAATTGCGAGTCCGAGTCGGCGAAGATGTCCGATCTGGGAATCCACTACCAGCGCTACGCGCTGGCCAAGGCGCCTCCGGATGCGGACTTCGACTTCCTGAGAACCCTGTTGCGCGACCTTCCCAAGGGCTCCCGGGTGCTGCTCCACTGCAGCAACGGCAACCGGGCCGCGGCCATCGTCTGCCCGTGGCTGGTGCTGGACAAGGGGATGCCCATGTCGGAGGCGCTCCGGATCTCCATGGAAGCAGGTCTCCAACTGCCTGAAACCCAGGCGGCCGTCCGGCGCTACCTCGGCCGCCACGGCATGACCTAGAGCGCCGAACAAAACCCCGACGGGGCCGCGAGCAAGCCAGGTGGGATGCACCGCCAGGAAGGGCCCGCAGGGCGATGCGGGACATCGTTCAAGGGCCGTGACGCCGCGGGGCGCCCACCTGGCTTGCTCCCTCCGGGCGAGGGCCGGCGAGCGTCGCGATGCAGCGTCACGCTCGTCACGCGTATTACCCGCTACGCGTCTCCTCGCGTTCCTCGCCTCACTCGCCCGGCGGCCCTCGCGCGATCCCGTGGGGGTTTTGTTCGGCACTCCTAGAGTTTTAAGGGCGACAGCACCATCCATGCGCCCACGATGAGGGTGAAGAGCAGGGCCAGGGTCAGCGCGGTCCAGGTGAGCTTCCGCTGGATCCCGGGCAGGGCGAGCGCCAGGCTGGGGCGCCCTTGAAAGGGCGCCAAGGCGCCGACGCCCAGGCCCGAGATGGCTCCCCCCAGCAAGGCTCCGTAGAGCGGATAGCCGACGAAGCCGTACTCCCGGTGCAGCAGGCAGAAGGGGCAGTGGTGGGTAGGCAGGGCGTAGATGTAGAGGCCGATGAAGGAGATCAGTGAGGCGGTGGCCACCGCCAGGAAGGCCAGGCTGAGGATTGCGAACGGGATCGTGCCTTGGCGCCTCCGGAGAACGAGGCCGCCTGTGACCAGCAGGGCCGCCAGGACGGACCAGAAGGCGGGGCGCATGAGCCGTGGGGGCAGCCCGGCCAGGCTGGCTCCGAGGCTCTGGCGGCCCTGCCCGAAGAGGCTGCCGCAGCAGCTCGTCATCACATCGGCTTTCAGGCCGGCGACATAGCGCCACAGCAGGTAGGTTTCCAGCAGCACCAGGGGGACGAGCAGCAGCAGCAGGGCGTGCTTCGCACGGATCAGCGGGTAGTCGTGGCCCCGGGTATCCGCGTGATGGAGGACCAGCCACAGCCCTGCCAGCAAGCAGGTGCCGAGCTTCACCAGGAGGGTGGGGTAGCCGAACCCGTTGGCGGCGAGGGAGCCTGCGGCGCACATGGCGCCCACGAACTGATCGTGCAGGCCATCCGCCGTGAAGACGAACAGGAACAGGGACAGGATCTGGATGACGAGGGCGTTGGCGACGAGGGTGGAGACCAGGTAGGTGCGCCGTTCCAGATCGAGCTGCCGCTCGCTGCCGCTCCGGAGGTTCCACCGGAGCATGATCTCGACGGCATGCCAGCCCGCGAAGCCCAGCATGAGCGAGACGAGGCCCGAGGCGAGCAGGAGGGCGAGGACTCCCGGGTGCTGAATCATGGCGTGGTCGCGGTGATGCGGCCGTCGCGCAAGGTCACCACCCGGTCCGCGAGGGGCGACTCGTAGACGATGGGGTCATGGCTGGCGATGAGGAGGGTTCGGCCGGTGGCCTTGAAGGTCCCCATCAGCTCCATGAACTCCGTGGAGAGCCGGCTGTCCAGGTGGGCCGTCGGCTCATCGGCGATGATCACGGCGGGATCGTTGATGAGGGCCCGGGCCACGGCCACGCGCTGGGCTTCGCCGCCAGACAGCCGGCCCACGGCGGCTGTGGCCTGTCTCGAAAGGCCGAAGCGGTCCAGCAGCTCCAGGGCGCGGCGGCGGACGGCAGCGGCGTCCTCCCCCGTGGGGCAGGCCGGGAGCATCACATTCTCCAGGGCCGAGATGCCCTGGATCAGGTTGAACTGCTGGAAGATGAAGCCGAAGGTCCGGCGCCGGATGCCTGTGAGGAAACGCTCGGGGAGGCTGGTGATCTCGAGGCCGTCCCCCGCGGGGAGGCCGGGCAGGGCCACCGCGGGGAGACCGTGGAGGTGGATGCGGCCCGAGGTGGGGCGGGCCATGCAGCCGATGAGGGTCAGCAGGGTCGTCTTGCCGGAGCCACTGGGGCCCTTGAGGATCGTGAGCTGGCCGAACGGAATCTGGAGGCTCACGCCGTCCACCGCGGTGAACGGCGTGGCGAGGCCGGCATGGTAGGTCTTCACCACCTGGGTGAGCTCGATCATGGTCAGGACCTCATCGCGGCATCGGGGTCCACCGTGGCGGCCCGCCAACACGGCACGAGGGTGGCGGCCGTGTAGGGCAGGACCGTGAGGAAGAACAGCACCCCGAGCTGATAGGCGTCCACCGTGGGGATGAGGCGGTAGCGCGGGAAGAGCACCGACCAGCCCTTGAGGGCGTGCTCGAAGAGGGAGGCGGAGAAGAAGAAGACATGGCCGTAGGCGAGCAGGACGCCGGAGAGGAAGGCCGTGAGGGAGATGACGGTGCCTTCCCAGAACTTCAGCAGCAGCACATCCGAGGTCTCCCAGCCGATGGATTTCAGGATGCCGATCTCTTTGCGCTCCTCGGCGGAGAGGCCCGTGGCCTTGTCCCAGGCGAAGATGACGAAGGAGAGCATGGCCGAGGCCAGCACTGCCACCAGCAAGCCACCGCGCCAGTCGAAAATGGCGTCGTAAGTTCGGAGGATCTCGGATTTCAGGATGGGCCGGGCATCGGGGAACCGCTCCACGATCTTGGCGGCGATGGTGGGCAGCTCGCGGGGGTTTCCGGCGCGGACCATCAGGTCCGTGGCTTGGCCCTCGGGCAGGTTGAAGAGGGTGCGGATGTCCGGCAGGGACATGATGACGAGATCCGACGACACCAGCTCGGATTCGGCGGGCAGCACCTTCTGGATGGCGAACAGCATGGGTAGGCCGGAGTAGCCGCGGAGGGAGATCATGTCCCCCTCCCTCACGCGCATGCTGCGGGCCACACCCTGGCCGATGAGGACAGAATCCGCCGCCAGGCCGCCGCCCTCCTGGCCCATGACGGTGAGGTTCCCCCCATAGACGGGGTCGTAGTAGTAACCCCAGACCCGCGGCGTGACCTCCCGCACCCCCCGGATGGCGCGGATGGCCTCGGCTTGGGCCGTGGGGATCGGATCGTGGCGCCCAGCCACCATGCGCTGGACCACCATCTCCGGGGCCTGGCCGAGCACCAGCCGGGCCTCGCGTTTCAAAGCTTGGACGAAGAAGATCAGTGAGGCGAGCACGGCCACCACCAGCGTGTAGACCAGGAGCAGCGACAGGTTCCGCCCCCTTCGCCTCAGCAGCGACGACAGCGCGAAATCAAGGATGTTCCGGGTGCGGCGCAGGGACGGGGGCATGAGATCTCGTGGGAAAGGCGGGCGGCGGCACCAGGGAACCGGAGGGGAAGTGCTCCAGGCCCAGGGGGTGATCCTGGAAAGCGGCGTGGCGGTCGGCCATGGCTGGGTGGCGGGTGTAGCGGGCTTCGGTGAAGAGGCAGAGGTCCGTGAGGCCCAGTTCCTGAACAAGGATCTGGCTGGGCTGGCGCTGGAGGAGGGCAGGCCCTTCCTGCACCCGCGCATGGAGGAGGGCCGCCGCGAGCAGGCCGACCTGGGCGCCCGTCAGGATCAGGAAGAGGGTGGATTTGCGCACGGCGGGGAGCCTACTCCAGGGCTTTGAGGACAGCGGGCGTGACCTCCTGGAATCCCAGGATCCGCTGCCCCTTGTGATCCTTGAGGAAGTCGCGTGCATCGGCTTCGGATGCGAAGGGCACGAGCTCCCTTCCCATGGGGCCCATGACATCGCTGCCCATCGCGTAGAAGGCCTTCCGGCCATCGATGGGGGCGAGGCCGTAGTAGTCCTTCACCCGGATCGAAACGATGTCGGCCGCTTTCCGGCGCGGGGCGTAGCGGCCCAGGTCCAGCAGGCAGGTGAAGAGATCCTTCGGCCCGTCGAACCAGGCCGTGGTGCCGTCCTTGAAGCTGATGACCGAGGCCCAGTCGGGGAAATTCGCCACGAACATGCCGCACACGGCGCAGTTGCCCTGGGGCTCGGGGGGGGGCGCGGGGGCCGCCGCGAGACCGGCCGCCAGGGCCGCGGCGAGAGCGAGGGCGCGCATGGCAGGTCTCCTGAGAATCGATGAAACGAGGGAGGCGATCACGAAAGCATGCCAGGAGTCGGGGCCGGAGGGGGGCATGCCTGCCGCATGGACTTGTACCGGGAGGTGGTGATGAGCTGGATGACACCCTCCCAGTCGAGGTGATTCTTGACGAAAAAGGCGTCCAGGCCGGCTTTCCGTGCGGCCTCCCGGTATTCCGGAAGATCGTGGGCGGTGCAGATGGCCACCGGAATCTCCGGGTAGTCCCGATGGATGGTCTCCACCAGATCCAGGCCCGTGCCATCGGGAAGGCAGAGGTCCACCAGAACGGCTTCAGGGCGGGTTTCCCGGAGCCTCTGCCGCCCCTGGGCCAGGTTTTCGGCCTCATAGAAGCTCAAATCGGGGAAATGACGGCTCAGCGAATCCCGGAGGTACCGCCGGAACAACTGGTTGTCTTCCACGATCAGTACCATGGGGTCTCATTTCAACTCGGCGCCGCCAGAATTCCGGCGAGCCTGGTCCAAGAGAGGCGTGTAGCGGGATTAGCGCACATGCGCACCCGCAGGTCTCCATAGTGGGTCCCGGGGAAAGGCGGGCGAATGGGGGGTACCCCCCATTGGTCGGGTGGGAACTCCCCATATCCACTTTTCATAATGACTAGGCAATTCGGCCCTGGTCCCGCTAGGCTGTGGCGATACGCACGACGGGATCGAGAGTGGCATGGCCCAAGAACAGCGATATCGCCTCGTCATCGCGGAGGATCACACCATCCTCCGGGAAGGGCTGAAGGCATTGCTGAGTTCGCGACCGGATCTCGAGGTGGTGGGGGAGGCGGCCGACGGGCGCGAGGCGGTGCGGTGGGCGCAGGAGCTGACCCCCGATCTCATGATGCTGGACCTTTCCATGCCCCGGTCCAACGGGCTGGAAGCCCTGAAGGAGATCAAGCGCATCAGCCCCCAGACCAAGGTCTTGGTCCTGACAGTCCACAAGACTGAGGACTATGTGTTCACCGCGCTCCAGGCCGGGGCGGACGGCTATGTGCTGAAGGATTCGTCTGCATCGGAGCTGATGCTGGCCGTGCGCAGCGTGCTGAACGGCGAGCGGTACCTTGGGCCCGCCATCGCTTCGACCGTGGTGTCGGGCTACCTGGGGGCCAAGGATGCCACCGCCCTCCGTCCCGCCTTCGATGAACTCTCCACCCGGGAGCGGGAGGTCCTGAAGCTCATCGCGGAGGGCTACCGCACGAAGGACATCGCGGAGTACCTCTGCATCAGCCCCAAGACCGTGGAAAAGCACCGGGCCAACCTGATGGACCGGCTCAAGCTGCATACGGTGTCCGCCTTGACCACCTACGCCATCGAGAAGGGGCTCGTCACGAAGTGACGGGTTCTCCTTCGGAGGTGGGCCACCGGGCGATGATCATGGTGCCCTCGCCCTCGGTGGAGGTGAGGATGAGCGAGCCGCCGAACAGTTCGGCCCGCTCCCGCATGGAGGCCAGGCCGAAGCCCGTCGTGCCACCGTCGCGCCGGGTGACGGCGAGGTCGAAGCCCACACCGTTGTCCCAGATCATGAGCTGGAGGTCGTGGAGGACCTGCCTCAGGACGATGGTGATCTTGTCGGCTTGGCTGTGCTTGGCCGCATTGTTCATCGCCTCCTGGAGGATGCGGAACACATTCGTCCGGAGGAGGTCGGGGACTTCGAACTCCTCGACCTCGATGACCTTCTCCACCTGGATGTGGGGGTAGGTCCCCTGGAATTCCCGCACGAACCAGGCGATGGTGGCCAGCAGCCCGAGGTCGTCGAGGGTGGATGGGCGCAGGGCCATGGAAATGCGGCGGACCTCTTCGACCGAGGCCTGGATCACGGGAATGACCGCCTGCAGGGACTGGGCCTGGCGCCCGCCTGCCGGGGGCCACTCGTCGCTGTCCAGGACGCGCTCGACCATGAACTTGATGGCGCTCAGGGATTGGCCGATGCTGTCGTGCAGCTCGCGGGCGACGCGCTGGCGCTCGCTCTCCTGGGCCGTGAGCAGACGGGCCGAGAGGCGGTGCAGGGCCTCGCGGGAATCGCGGAGGGCCTGTTCGGCCTTGTGCCGTTCGGTGATGTCCTGGATGTTCGCCAGGAGTGCGTTTTCGCCCCGGTACCGGATGAGGATGCTGCGACCGCTGATCCAGCGAGTCTCCCCGGTGGAGGTGATGATGCGGCATTCGTAGTCCTGGGAAGGGCCCGACCCCAGGAATCTTCGCCGCCAGATCTCCTGGACGGTGGGCCAGTCGTCGGGATGGACGATGTCGGCGACATCCATGGCCTCCAGGTCGGAAGGCGACCGTCCCACCATCTGGAAGAACTTCTGGTTGGCGAACTCCAGCTTGCCGTTGCGGTAGATGAAGATTCCGGTGGGGGAGTTCTCCACGACGGTGCTGTATTTCTCTTCGGAGTAGCGCAGCTCCTCCTCGGCCTTCTTGCGTTCGGTCGTATCGATGAAGGTGTAGACGAATCCCGCGACGGATCCGTCGGCCCGCCAGATGGGAGAGCAGGTGAGGTAGGCCGGAAACCAGGTGTCGTCGCGGCGCACGGCCCGCACTTCGCCCGACCAGCCCTTCACAGCTCCGAAGGACGAC
The window above is part of the Geothrix sp. genome. Proteins encoded here:
- the hemN gene encoding oxygen-independent coproporphyrinogen III oxidase, with translation MNQLADLIRRYDRPGPRYTGYPMPPVWSDDFPEPEVLAALDRANARPDEALSLYLHIPFCPRRCAYCGCNVVVSPQYDPVEAYLAAVTKELDLVCSRLKDRRKALQLHWGGGTPTYLKAADLKRTFQLFKDRFEFLPGAEIAIEVDPTFLEPDQLPALREMGFNRVSFGVQDLDENVQALITRGQTWDHTLTAMRQCRELGFDGVNLDLVYGLPGQTMDTFRRTLESTLELSPDRMAIYGFAYLPSIMPFQRSIPEETLPTPELRLDLLLLASDILEKAGYVAIGMDHFAHPDDPMAKAVQEGKLIRNFMGYAVKAGSDLVGFGPSAISNVAGVYSQNEKILAKWERSITEGHLAVHKGHRLTEDDELRRWVIHHLMGHFELRWEDLKQRFGVDGPVLFADAVTQLKEEVPQGTVEVRPEGIFITDLGRRFVRNLVQPFDAYLAKLSAKTAFSRTV
- a CDS encoding ABC transporter ATP-binding protein — translated: MIELTQVVKTYHAGLATPFTAVDGVSLQIPFGQLTILKGPSGSGKTTLLTLIGCMARPTSGRIHLHGLPAVALPGLPAGDGLEITSLPERFLTGIRRRTFGFIFQQFNLIQGISALENVMLPACPTGEDAAAVRRRALELLDRFGLSRQATAAVGRLSGGEAQRVAVARALINDPAVIIADEPTAHLDSRLSTEFMELMGTFKATGRTLLIASHDPIVYESPLADRVVTLRDGRITATTP
- a CDS encoding FtsX-like permease family protein, with the translated sequence MPPSLRRTRNILDFALSSLLRRRGRNLSLLLVYTLVVAVLASLIFFVQALKREARLVLGQAPEMVVQRMVAGRHDPIPTAQAEAIRAIRGVREVTPRVWGYYYDPVYGGNLTVMGQEGGGLAADSVLIGQGVARSMRVREGDMISLRGYSGLPMLFAIQKVLPAESELVSSDLVIMSLPDIRTLFNLPEGQATDLMVRAGNPRELPTIAAKIVERFPDARPILKSEILRTYDAIFDWRGGLLVAVLASAMLSFVIFAWDKATGLSAEERKEIGILKSIGWETSDVLLLKFWEGTVISLTAFLSGVLLAYGHVFFFSASLFEHALKGWSVLFPRYRLIPTVDAYQLGVLFFLTVLPYTAATLVPCWRAATVDPDAAMRS
- a CDS encoding nitrous oxide reductase accessory protein NosL — protein: MRALALAAALAAGLAAAPAPPPEPQGNCAVCGMFVANFPDWASVISFKDGTTAWFDGPKDLFTCLLDLGRYAPRRKAADIVSIRVKDYYGLAPIDGRKAFYAMGSDVMGPMGRELVPFASEADARDFLKDHKGQRILGFQEVTPAVLKALE
- a CDS encoding response regulator — its product is MVLIVEDNQLFRRYLRDSLSRHFPDLSFYEAENLAQGRQRLRETRPEAVLVDLCLPDGTGLDLVETIHRDYPEIPVAICTAHDLPEYREAARKAGLDAFFVKNHLDWEGVIQLITTSRYKSMRQACPPPAPTPGMLS
- a CDS encoding response regulator transcription factor, with translation MAQEQRYRLVIAEDHTILREGLKALLSSRPDLEVVGEAADGREAVRWAQELTPDLMMLDLSMPRSNGLEALKEIKRISPQTKVLVLTVHKTEDYVFTALQAGADGYVLKDSSASELMLAVRSVLNGERYLGPAIASTVVSGYLGAKDATALRPAFDELSTREREVLKLIAEGYRTKDIAEYLCISPKTVEKHRANLMDRLKLHTVSALTTYAIEKGLVTK